Proteins from a genomic interval of Pseudomonas silesiensis:
- a CDS encoding peptidylprolyl isomerase, whose protein sequence is MAKATARHILVASEAKCNELKAQIEAGADFAEVAKANSTCPSSRQGGDLGSFGPGQMVKEFDTVVFSAPINVVQGPVKTQFGYHLLEVTSRQD, encoded by the coding sequence ATGGCTAAAGCCACTGCCCGCCACATCCTGGTTGCCAGCGAAGCCAAGTGCAACGAGCTCAAGGCCCAAATCGAGGCTGGCGCCGATTTCGCCGAAGTCGCCAAAGCCAACTCCACGTGCCCGTCCAGCCGTCAGGGCGGCGACCTGGGCTCGTTCGGTCCGGGCCAGATGGTCAAGGAATTCGACACCGTGGTCTTCAGCGCACCGATCAACGTGGTGCAAGGCCCGGTAAAGACCCAATTCGGTTACCACTTGCTGGAAGTGACCAGTCGTCAGGACTGA
- a CDS encoding microcin C ABC transporter permease YejB: MWAYILRRLLLIIPTLVIILLVNFVIVQAAPGGPVEQAIANLQGIGGASVGGGASDAISHGGSRASRGLDPQLIKEIEKQYGFDKPAPERLWLMLKSYAQLDFGKSFFRGATVTDLILEKMPVTISLGLWATLITYLVSIPLGIRKAVHHGSHFDVWSSTAIVIGYAMPAFLFAMFLIVVFAGGTSLNWFPVRGLVSDDFESLSTLGKIADYFWHLVLPVTSLVIGGFATLTILTKNSFLNEITRQYVVTARAKGMSERRVLYGHVFRNAMLLVVSGIPQAFISVFFAGSLLIEVIFSLDGLGRMSYEAAVSRDYPVVFGSLFIFTLFGLLIKLVGDLCYTLVDPRIDFAARNA, encoded by the coding sequence ATGTGGGCTTACATCCTGCGGCGCCTGCTGCTGATCATTCCGACGCTGGTGATCATCCTGCTGGTCAACTTCGTCATCGTCCAGGCGGCGCCGGGCGGTCCGGTGGAACAGGCGATCGCGAACCTGCAAGGCATCGGCGGCGCCAGTGTCGGCGGTGGCGCAAGCGACGCCATCAGTCATGGCGGTTCCCGGGCCAGCCGCGGCCTCGACCCGCAGCTGATCAAGGAGATCGAAAAACAGTACGGCTTCGACAAGCCGGCCCCTGAACGCCTGTGGCTGATGCTCAAGAGCTATGCGCAACTGGACTTCGGCAAGAGTTTCTTCCGCGGCGCCACGGTCACCGACCTGATCCTGGAAAAAATGCCGGTGACCATTTCCCTCGGGCTCTGGGCCACGCTGATCACCTACCTGGTGTCGATTCCCCTGGGCATCCGCAAGGCCGTGCATCACGGCAGCCATTTCGATGTCTGGAGCAGTACCGCGATCGTCATCGGCTACGCCATGCCGGCGTTCCTGTTCGCCATGTTCCTGATCGTGGTGTTCGCCGGGGGCACTTCGTTGAACTGGTTTCCGGTGCGAGGCCTGGTCTCGGACGACTTCGAGTCGCTGTCGACCCTGGGCAAGATCGCCGATTACTTCTGGCACCTGGTGTTGCCGGTCACCTCGCTGGTGATCGGCGGCTTCGCCACCCTGACCATCCTGACCAAGAACTCCTTCCTCAATGAAATCACCCGCCAATACGTGGTCACCGCCCGCGCCAAGGGCATGAGCGAACGCCGGGTGCTGTACGGCCATGTGTTTCGCAACGCCATGTTGCTGGTGGTGTCGGGGATACCCCAGGCCTTTATCAGCGTATTTTTTGCAGGCTCCCTGCTGATCGAAGTGATTTTCTCCCTCGATGGCCTGGGCCGCATGAGTTACGAAGCCGCGGTGTCGCGGGACTATCCGGTGGTGTTCGGCTCGCTGTTCATCTTTACCCTGTTCGGGCTGCTGATAAAACTGGTAGGCGACCTGTGCTACACCTTGGTCGACCCGCGTATCGACTTCGCCGCGAGGAACGCCTGA
- a CDS encoding ABC transporter ATP-binding protein → MSGNLIEIRDLCVAFSGQTVVRNLCLDIRPGECLALVGESGSGKSVTAHSILQLLPETGTDTRGSIRYRGKELLGASSTALRELRGNRIAMIFQEPMSSLNPLHSVEKQIGETLLLHKGLTGKAAQARTLELLHLVGIQKPQERLKAYPHQLSGGQRQRVMIAMALACEPELLIADEPTTALDVTVQRKILLLLKSLQKRLGMSLLLISHDLNLVRSIAQRVCVMKAGEIVEQAPCETLFTEPKHPYSCVLLNAEPEGEALPRDERENVLEVANLSVRFALGGGLFQRKTYLHAVDGISLNVQRGKTLGIVGESGSGKSTLGQAILRLLDSDGSIRFQGEPLDGLSQKQLRPWRKKMQVVFQDPFGSLSPRMSVAQIISEGLEVHSRLTADECNAEVIRALEEVGLDPQSRDRYPHEFSGGQRQRIAIARALVLKPALILLDEPTSALDRTVQKQVVALLRQLQEKHGLTYLFISHDLAVVRALAHDMIVIKDGKVVESGASHEVFESPQHAYTKELLAAAQLGWA, encoded by the coding sequence ATGAGTGGCAACCTGATCGAAATCCGTGACCTCTGTGTGGCCTTCAGCGGCCAGACCGTAGTCCGTAACCTGTGCCTGGACATCCGCCCCGGCGAGTGCCTGGCCCTGGTGGGCGAGTCGGGCTCCGGCAAGTCGGTGACCGCGCACTCGATCCTGCAACTGCTCCCCGAGACCGGCACCGACACCCGCGGCAGCATTCGCTATCGCGGCAAGGAACTGCTCGGCGCGTCCTCCACTGCATTGCGCGAGTTGCGCGGCAACCGGATCGCGATGATCTTCCAGGAGCCGATGTCGTCCCTCAACCCGCTGCACAGCGTCGAAAAACAGATCGGTGAAACCCTGCTGCTGCACAAGGGCCTGACCGGCAAGGCGGCGCAGGCGCGGACTCTCGAGTTGCTGCACCTGGTGGGCATCCAGAAACCCCAGGAGCGGCTCAAGGCTTATCCCCATCAATTGTCCGGCGGCCAGCGACAACGGGTGATGATCGCCATGGCCCTGGCCTGCGAGCCGGAACTGCTGATCGCCGACGAACCTACCACCGCGCTGGATGTGACCGTACAGCGCAAGATTCTGCTGCTGCTCAAATCCTTGCAGAAGCGGCTCGGCATGTCGCTGCTGTTGATCAGTCACGACCTGAATCTGGTGCGCAGCATCGCCCAGCGCGTGTGCGTGATGAAGGCCGGGGAAATCGTCGAGCAAGCGCCCTGCGAGACGCTGTTCACCGAGCCGAAACATCCCTACAGCTGCGTGCTGCTCAACGCTGAACCCGAAGGTGAAGCCCTGCCCCGGGACGAGCGCGAGAATGTGCTGGAAGTGGCCAACCTGTCCGTGCGGTTTGCCCTCGGCGGCGGACTGTTCCAACGCAAGACGTATTTGCACGCGGTGGACGGCATCAGCCTGAATGTCCAGCGCGGCAAGACCCTGGGCATCGTCGGTGAATCCGGTTCCGGCAAATCGACCCTGGGCCAGGCGATCCTGCGCCTGCTCGATTCCGACGGCAGCATTCGCTTCCAGGGTGAGCCGCTGGATGGCTTGTCGCAAAAGCAGCTGCGGCCTTGGCGCAAGAAAATGCAGGTGGTGTTCCAGGACCCTTTCGGCAGCCTCAGTCCGCGGATGTCGGTGGCGCAGATCATCAGTGAAGGCCTGGAAGTGCATAGCCGCTTGACCGCGGACGAATGCAATGCCGAGGTGATTCGGGCGCTGGAAGAAGTCGGCCTCGACCCGCAAAGCCGCGATCGTTACCCTCACGAGTTCTCCGGCGGCCAACGCCAGCGCATCGCCATCGCCCGGGCGCTGGTGCTGAAACCGGCGCTGATCCTGCTGGACGAACCGACCTCGGCGCTGGACCGCACCGTGCAAAAACAAGTGGTCGCCCTGCTCCGCCAGCTTCAGGAAAAGCACGGGCTGACCTACCTGTTCATCAGTCACGACCTGGCAGTCGTGCGCGCACTGGCCCACGACATGATCGTGATCAAGGACGGCAAAGTGGTGGAAAGCGGTGCCAGCCACGAGGTATTCGAGTCGCCACAGCATGCCTATACCAAAGAGCTGTTGGCGGCGGCGCAGTTGGGGTGGGCATAA
- a CDS encoding extracellular solute-binding protein — MRLAFPTLLFTAVTLLTGAAEVNATPQHALTVYGEPAKYPADFSHFAYTNLQAPKGGAMRRSAVEIGHFDHILPYIDKGIGVTQVDGLIYSPLAQRSLDEPYTVYGLVAQTMERADDGLSLRFNLNPKARFADGQPITAEDVRYTFDLLMTQGSLRYRTQFADVKGVEVESPRTVRFDFKNNQNRTLPLDIATLPVFPEHWWKTRDFAGGGGYEPPLGSGPYKVAKVDSGRSITFKRNPDWWGKDLPVSRGLYNFDHFSIEYFGDTDVARQVLRGGAYDYNREFSATAYSIGYDSPALSDGRLQKAHLAQNAPQTAQGFVFNLQNPLFQDRRVRQALAMLWDFEWSNRQMMRDLYIRQQSFFSNTDLAARNLPDAAELAILEPLRGQIPDEVFTKVFEAPKTDGSGVIRDKQLQALALLEASGWKPDGDQLVNAEGKALSFTFLVSQNGMDRLLLPYKRTLKQIGIDLNIRRIDSSQYVNRLMSRDYDMIVTGYPVTTSPGNELYNYFGSVAANDPGSNNYMVLKNPAVDTLLNGLVRANTQADMLRHAHALDRVLQWNYYWIPNYYPPGSSTVWWNRFGIPSVQASNDEAIESWWEVSSIPLTNQQMTAELIKRGAPGGPH, encoded by the coding sequence ATGCGATTGGCTTTCCCTACTTTGTTGTTCACTGCCGTGACCCTGCTAACGGGTGCTGCCGAGGTGAATGCAACGCCGCAACATGCGCTGACCGTGTATGGCGAACCGGCGAAGTATCCCGCCGACTTCAGTCATTTTGCCTACACCAACCTGCAAGCCCCCAAGGGCGGCGCCATGCGTCGTTCGGCGGTTGAAATCGGCCATTTCGACCATATCCTGCCGTACATCGACAAGGGCATCGGCGTGACGCAGGTCGACGGCTTGATCTATTCGCCCCTCGCCCAGCGCTCGCTGGACGAGCCTTACACCGTCTACGGCCTGGTGGCGCAGACGATGGAGCGCGCCGATGACGGCCTGTCCCTGCGTTTCAACCTCAACCCCAAGGCCCGGTTTGCCGATGGCCAGCCGATCACCGCCGAAGACGTGCGCTACACCTTCGACCTGCTGATGACCCAGGGCAGCCTGCGTTATCGCACGCAATTCGCCGACGTCAAGGGCGTCGAAGTGGAGTCGCCACGCACCGTGCGTTTCGACTTCAAGAACAACCAGAACCGTACCCTGCCCCTGGACATTGCGACCTTGCCGGTATTTCCCGAGCACTGGTGGAAGACCCGCGACTTCGCCGGTGGCGGCGGTTACGAGCCGCCGCTGGGCAGCGGCCCGTACAAGGTCGCCAAGGTCGACTCCGGGCGCAGCATCACCTTCAAGCGCAACCCCGACTGGTGGGGCAAGGACCTGCCGGTCAGCCGCGGCCTGTATAATTTCGACCATTTCAGCATCGAGTACTTTGGCGACACCGACGTGGCGCGCCAGGTGCTGCGCGGCGGTGCCTACGACTACAACCGTGAATTTTCCGCCACCGCCTATTCGATCGGCTACGACAGCCCGGCGCTGAGTGACGGACGCCTGCAAAAGGCCCACCTGGCTCAAAACGCCCCGCAAACGGCGCAAGGCTTCGTATTCAATCTGCAAAATCCGCTGTTCCAGGACCGGCGCGTCCGCCAGGCCCTGGCCATGCTCTGGGATTTCGAGTGGAGCAACCGGCAGATGATGCGCGACCTCTATATCCGTCAGCAGAGCTTCTTCTCCAACACCGACCTCGCCGCGCGCAACCTGCCCGATGCCGCCGAGCTGGCGATTCTCGAGCCCCTGCGCGGGCAGATCCCGGACGAGGTGTTCACTAAAGTCTTCGAAGCGCCGAAAACCGACGGCAGCGGCGTGATTCGCGACAAACAGTTGCAGGCCCTGGCGCTGCTGGAAGCGTCAGGCTGGAAGCCGGATGGCGATCAACTGGTGAACGCCGAAGGCAAGGCGCTGAGCTTTACCTTCCTGGTCAGCCAGAACGGCATGGACCGCTTGCTCCTGCCCTACAAGCGCACGCTGAAACAGATCGGCATCGATTTGAACATCCGCCGCATCGACTCGTCGCAGTACGTCAATCGCCTGATGTCCCGGGACTACGACATGATAGTGACCGGCTACCCGGTCACCACCTCGCCGGGCAATGAGCTATACAACTACTTCGGCTCGGTGGCGGCCAACGATCCGGGTTCCAACAATTACATGGTATTGAAGAACCCGGCGGTCGATACGCTGCTCAACGGTCTGGTTCGCGCCAACACCCAGGCCGACATGTTGCGCCATGCCCATGCCCTGGACCGGGTATTGCAATGGAATTATTACTGGATTCCCAACTATTACCCGCCAGGCAGTTCGACCGTGTGGTGGAACCGCTTCGGCATTCCCAGTGTGCAGGCCAGCAATGACGAAGCCATCGAGAGTTGGTGGGAGGTGAGCTCCATACCCCTGACCAACCAGCAGATGACTGCCGAACTCATCAAGCGCGGCGCACCCGGAGGGCCGCACTGA
- a CDS encoding ABC transporter permease, translating into MFKLSPLGRRRFERFKKNRRGWWSLWLFIGLFLLTLGGELIANDKPLVVGYQGSLYFPAFKRYTEQEFGGQLPFQADYRSDYVQNLIKKDGGWLLFPPIPFSDDTPNYDLAKPAPSPPSKVNWLGTDDQARDVMARVIFGARVSILFALMLTLVSALIGIAAGALQGYYGGWVDLLGQRLLEVWSGLPVLYLLIILSGFVEPNFWWLLGIMALFSWLALVDVVRAEFLRGRNLEYVKAARALGLSDRKVIVRHILPNAMNATLSYLPFILTGAISTLTALDFLGFGMPAGSASLGELIGQGKQNLQAPWLGLTAFFTLALILSLLVFIGEALRDAFDPRS; encoded by the coding sequence ATGTTCAAGCTCTCGCCGCTGGGCCGTCGCCGTTTCGAACGGTTTAAGAAAAACCGCCGTGGCTGGTGGTCGCTGTGGCTGTTTATCGGCCTGTTCCTGCTGACCCTCGGCGGCGAACTGATCGCCAACGACAAACCGCTGGTGGTCGGCTACCAGGGTTCGTTGTACTTCCCTGCCTTCAAACGCTACACCGAGCAAGAGTTCGGCGGACAGCTGCCGTTCCAGGCGGATTACCGCAGCGACTATGTGCAGAACCTGATCAAGAAGGACGGCGGCTGGCTGCTGTTTCCGCCGATCCCGTTCAGTGACGATACGCCCAACTATGATCTGGCCAAACCGGCACCGAGCCCGCCGTCGAAGGTCAACTGGCTGGGCACCGACGACCAGGCCCGGGACGTGATGGCCCGGGTGATTTTCGGTGCCCGGGTGTCGATCCTGTTCGCCTTGATGCTGACCCTGGTCAGCGCGTTGATCGGTATCGCGGCCGGCGCACTGCAAGGCTATTACGGCGGCTGGGTCGACCTTTTGGGCCAGCGGCTGCTGGAGGTCTGGTCCGGTTTGCCGGTGTTGTACCTGCTGATCATTCTCTCGGGGTTCGTCGAGCCGAATTTCTGGTGGCTGCTGGGGATCATGGCGCTGTTTTCCTGGCTGGCCCTGGTCGACGTGGTGCGCGCCGAGTTCCTGCGCGGGCGTAACCTGGAATACGTCAAGGCGGCCCGAGCCCTGGGCCTGAGCGACCGCAAGGTCATCGTGCGGCACATCCTGCCGAACGCGATGAATGCGACCCTCAGTTATCTGCCCTTCATTTTGACCGGGGCGATCTCGACCCTCACGGCCCTGGATTTCCTCGGTTTCGGCATGCCGGCGGGCAGTGCGTCCCTGGGCGAGTTGATCGGTCAGGGCAAACAGAACCTGCAAGCGCCGTGGCTGGGACTGACTGCATTCTTCACCCTGGCGTTGATTCTTTCTTTACTGGTGTTTATCGGTGAGGCGTTGCGTGACGCCTTTGATCCACGATCTTGA
- a CDS encoding 3-deoxy-7-phosphoheptulonate synthase: MNSSVSALPLSTLSPANEALTLRLPSSLQLKQQLPLTNTLTRQVAAQRQAVRAILNGEDSRLLVIVGPCSIHDPRSALEYATHLARLAIEVSDEMLLVMRAYVEKPRTTVGWKGLAYDPHLDGSDDMAGGLTLSRELMRDMLQLGLPIATELLQPMAAGYFDDLLSWVAIGARTTESQIHREMASGLGMPVGFKNGTDGGVTVASDAMRSAAHPHRHFGVDSQGHPAIIQTPGNADTHLVLRGGHGGPNYDRQSVARVHSDLTRLKIPARIMVDCSHANSGKDPLRQPAVFNDVLEQRLQGDRSLIGMMLESHLFDGCQALSPSLRYGVSVTDGCLGWDGTEDLLRQAAIRLRAQRD; the protein is encoded by the coding sequence ATGAACTCGTCCGTCTCCGCTCTGCCGCTGTCCACCCTGAGCCCTGCCAATGAAGCGCTGACCCTGCGTCTGCCCAGCTCGTTGCAACTCAAGCAACAATTACCCCTGACCAACACCCTGACCCGGCAAGTCGCTGCCCAGCGCCAGGCAGTTCGCGCGATCCTCAATGGCGAAGACTCCCGCCTGCTGGTCATCGTCGGCCCTTGTTCGATTCACGATCCCCGCTCAGCCCTCGAATACGCCACTCACCTTGCTCGCCTGGCCATTGAAGTCAGCGATGAGATGCTGCTGGTGATGCGCGCCTATGTCGAAAAACCCCGCACCACAGTCGGCTGGAAAGGCCTGGCCTACGATCCGCACCTGGATGGCAGCGACGACATGGCGGGCGGCCTGACCCTGTCTCGCGAGTTGATGCGCGACATGCTTCAGCTGGGCTTGCCGATTGCCACCGAACTGCTGCAACCGATGGCCGCCGGTTACTTCGACGACCTGCTCAGTTGGGTGGCGATCGGCGCCCGCACCACCGAGTCGCAGATCCACCGGGAAATGGCCAGCGGCCTGGGCATGCCGGTCGGTTTCAAGAACGGCACCGATGGCGGTGTGACCGTGGCCAGCGATGCCATGCGCTCGGCGGCCCATCCCCATCGTCACTTCGGCGTCGACAGTCAGGGCCATCCGGCGATCATTCAGACCCCGGGCAATGCGGACACCCACCTGGTGTTGCGCGGCGGGCATGGCGGGCCGAACTACGACCGCCAGAGCGTCGCCCGGGTGCACAGCGATTTGACCAGACTGAAAATTCCGGCGCGAATCATGGTCGACTGCAGCCATGCCAACAGTGGCAAGGATCCGTTGCGCCAGCCGGCGGTGTTCAACGACGTGCTCGAACAGCGCCTGCAAGGTGATCGATCGCTGATCGGCATGATGCTCGAGAGCCATCTGTTCGACGGTTGCCAGGCGTTGAGCCCGTCGCTGCGCTACGGGGTGTCGGTCACCGACGGCTGCCTGGGATGGGACGGGACCGAAGACCTGTTGCGCCAGGCGGCAATCCGGTTGCGGGCTCAACGCGACTGA
- a CDS encoding sigma-54 interaction domain-containing protein, with the protein MNTTESLKDYQQVRLLAIRSLFEIIEQSSEGTVIVDRDANIVWMNERYAKRFGLESAQVAIGKACESVIPGSLLREVVRSGRPILLDMQDTPKEPLVVMRLPIHDDAGVVIGAIGFALFDELRSLSPMLKRYMSMQEELASTRSLLRARQTKYNFAHFIGTSAASLEVKRRARRSASTDSPVLLLGETGTGKELLAQAIHGASPRAHKAFVSINSAAIPESLLEAEFFGTAPGAFTGAERKGRAGKLQIAQGGTLFLDEIGDMPLPLQSKLLRVLQEKEFEPVGSNEVIQSDVRVIAATSTDLEAAIRRGEFRADLYYRLNVLPIQVPPLRDRLDDLPALSEAILEELRSQHELNREALELLAQHAWPGNIRELRNVLERAALLSDDLMLNATDIRAAIGTFVPVERVAPLNPEVVAQETFSAARQRFDRQLIESALAQCGGKVIEAAARLGLGRSTLYKKMVALGIAESS; encoded by the coding sequence ATGAACACCACCGAAAGCCTCAAGGACTACCAGCAGGTCCGCCTGCTGGCGATCCGTTCATTGTTCGAAATCATCGAGCAGTCGAGTGAAGGCACGGTGATCGTCGATCGCGACGCCAATATCGTCTGGATGAACGAACGCTACGCCAAGCGTTTTGGCCTGGAGTCGGCGCAAGTCGCCATCGGCAAAGCCTGCGAAAGTGTGATCCCCGGCAGCCTGCTGCGTGAAGTGGTACGCAGCGGCCGGCCGATTTTGCTCGACATGCAGGACACCCCCAAGGAACCGCTGGTGGTGATGCGCCTGCCGATTCACGACGATGCGGGCGTGGTGATCGGCGCCATCGGCTTTGCCCTGTTCGACGAATTACGCAGCCTGTCGCCGATGCTCAAGCGCTACATGAGCATGCAGGAAGAGCTTGCTTCCACGCGTTCACTGTTGCGGGCGCGGCAGACCAAATACAACTTCGCCCACTTCATCGGCACCAGCGCCGCCAGCCTGGAAGTCAAGCGTCGTGCCCGGCGCAGCGCCAGCACCGACTCGCCGGTGCTGCTGCTTGGCGAAACCGGGACCGGCAAGGAATTGCTGGCCCAGGCAATCCACGGTGCGTCGCCCCGCGCGCACAAAGCCTTCGTCAGCATCAACAGCGCGGCGATTCCCGAGTCGCTGCTGGAGGCCGAATTCTTCGGCACCGCCCCCGGCGCGTTTACCGGCGCCGAGCGCAAGGGCCGCGCCGGCAAATTGCAGATCGCCCAGGGCGGCACGCTGTTCCTCGATGAAATCGGCGACATGCCGCTACCCCTGCAAAGCAAGCTGCTGCGGGTGTTGCAGGAAAAGGAATTCGAACCGGTGGGCTCCAACGAAGTGATCCAGAGCGATGTGCGGGTGATCGCCGCCACGTCGACGGATCTGGAAGCGGCGATCCGACGCGGCGAGTTCCGGGCCGATTTGTATTATCGCCTCAATGTGCTGCCGATTCAGGTCCCGCCCTTGCGCGATCGCCTTGACGATCTACCGGCGCTCAGCGAAGCGATCCTGGAAGAACTGCGCAGCCAGCATGAACTGAACCGCGAGGCGCTTGAATTATTGGCGCAACACGCCTGGCCGGGGAACATCCGTGAATTGCGCAATGTGCTGGAGCGGGCGGCCTTGCTCAGTGATGACTTGATGCTCAATGCCACGGATATCCGCGCGGCGATCGGTACGTTCGTGCCGGTGGAACGGGTGGCGCCGTTGAATCCCGAGGTGGTTGCCCAGGAGACCTTTAGCGCGGCTCGGCAGCGGTTTGACCGGCAGTTGATTGAATCGGCCCTGGCGCAGTGCGGAGGGAAAGTGATTGAAGCGGCGGCGCGGCTTGGGCTGGGGCGATCGACGCTGTACAAGAAGATGGTGGCTTTGGGGATTGCAGAGTCTTCATAA
- a CDS encoding lipase family alpha/beta hydrolase, whose amino-acid sequence MQRNATTLYPILLVHGLFGFDRIGQFELFHDIKQALRNAGARVFVPHLSAAHSNEVRGDQLLAQIERVLEGTGANKVNLIGHSQGALAARYAAAIAPGAVASVTSVSGPNHGSELADVLRKALTPGRLSEQVAETVAGLFTDFLSLLTGNRQLPKDAIAALNALTTEGVGAFNAKYPQGLPHTWGGKGRELVNGVRYYSWSGTLQGSLLDQGRNALDPLHGFCRGFSRYFTTEARQNDGLVGRYSSHLGTVIRSDYPLDHFDSISQMAGRVRTGIDPVELYVEHAERLKKAGL is encoded by the coding sequence ATGCAACGGAATGCAACGACTCTCTACCCGATTCTGCTGGTCCATGGGCTCTTCGGTTTCGATCGAATCGGCCAGTTCGAGCTCTTCCATGACATCAAGCAAGCCCTCAGAAACGCGGGCGCCAGGGTGTTTGTCCCACACCTGTCGGCCGCCCATAGCAACGAAGTCCGCGGTGACCAGCTTCTGGCGCAGATCGAGCGGGTGCTGGAAGGCACCGGTGCGAACAAGGTCAACCTCATCGGTCACAGCCAGGGTGCGCTGGCCGCGCGTTATGCGGCGGCGATTGCACCCGGGGCCGTCGCGTCGGTGACCTCCGTCAGCGGACCGAACCACGGTTCGGAGCTGGCCGACGTCCTGCGCAAGGCCCTGACGCCCGGACGCCTGTCAGAGCAGGTCGCCGAGACCGTCGCCGGCCTGTTCACCGACTTTCTATCCTTGCTCACCGGCAACCGCCAGTTGCCCAAAGACGCCATTGCCGCGCTGAATGCGCTGACCACCGAGGGTGTGGGCGCATTCAATGCCAAATACCCTCAAGGGCTGCCGCACACCTGGGGTGGCAAGGGCCGGGAACTGGTCAACGGAGTTCGCTATTACTCCTGGAGCGGCACGCTGCAAGGGAGCCTGCTCGATCAAGGGCGCAACGCACTGGACCCGCTGCACGGATTTTGCCGGGGTTTCTCCCGTTATTTCACCACCGAAGCCAGGCAGAACGACGGCCTGGTCGGGCGCTACAGCTCTCATCTGGGCACAGTGATCCGCTCCGACTATCCGCTGGATCACTTCGACAGCATCAGTCAGATGGCCGGTCGGGTCCGCACAGGCATCGACCCGGTCGAGCTTTACGTAGAGCATGCCGAACGCTTGAAAAAGGCCGGCCTGTGA
- the uvrY gene encoding response regulator transcription factor GacA → MIRVLVVDDHDLVRTGITRMLADIDGLQVVGQAESGEESLLKARELKPDVVLMDVKMPGIGGLEATRKLLRSHPDIKVVAVTVCEEDPFPTRLLQAGAAGYLTKGAGLPEMVQAIRLVFAGQRYISPQIAQQLAIKSFQPTNDSPFDALSEREIQIALMIVGCQKVQIISDKLCLSPKTVNTYRYRIFEKLSISSDVELTLLAVRHGMVDASL, encoded by the coding sequence TTGATTAGGGTGCTAGTAGTCGATGACCATGATCTCGTTCGTACAGGCATTACACGAATGCTGGCTGACATCGATGGCCTGCAAGTGGTCGGCCAGGCTGAATCAGGTGAAGAATCCCTGCTCAAGGCGCGTGAGTTGAAACCCGATGTGGTACTGATGGACGTCAAGATGCCGGGAATCGGTGGTCTTGAAGCCACGCGTAAACTATTGCGCAGTCATCCGGATATCAAAGTTGTCGCAGTCACCGTGTGTGAAGAGGATCCGTTTCCTACCCGGCTGCTGCAGGCCGGTGCCGCGGGATACCTGACCAAGGGCGCCGGGTTGCCGGAAATGGTCCAGGCGATCCGCCTGGTGTTTGCCGGGCAACGCTACATCAGCCCGCAGATTGCCCAGCAATTGGCGATCAAGTCCTTCCAGCCGACCAACGATTCGCCCTTCGATGCATTGTCGGAGCGGGAAATCCAGATCGCGTTGATGATTGTCGGCTGCCAGAAAGTCCAGATCATTTCCGACAAGCTATGCCTGTCGCCAAAAACCGTGAACACCTACCGTTACCGCATTTTCGAAAAGCTTTCGATCAGCAGTGATGTCGAGTTGACGCTGTTGGCGGTTCGTCACGGCATGGTCGATGCCAGCCTCTGA